From the Bombus vancouverensis nearcticus chromosome 3, iyBomVanc1_principal, whole genome shotgun sequence genome, one window contains:
- the LOC117153882 gene encoding ubiquitin-protein ligase E3B gives MFKAEEPSRDSFLQQMKAAREERAHEKDREAAVILIQAYVRGWLTRKRILEEFDTNFLNDGGTETNIKLKPALDVYKIIFKFLYIYKKEKVQERIEKLCRYLVLTLDSESPEISYVGLVLSKDRYISWISQMKTILFYCLTGLDNLKPERVSDHKSIHLRLHTLVSFTSPGTWAIQKVEGMEKLKAGMNQLCANIMGHLVNKGFYPIMQAFLVKGLGRVEIALKPIALSAAVTLALRPLISSQMSDKLVSLFLINIFSVPALVYHLNSISSVCITSFITNNLFARSLELLNSEQNLRIVFNALEGSYALCLLANLIQLANIERDEVLKELYFPSFTFVVTKMLEACQQYVVAKQSNLTHWHPILGWLAQKVDTYLQEPIPYVKSQLACLWTGRIVSQLIGQPLTELIEKEIPPSVEQQSTSVGTNIFRRAFLEARTNRNNNTKNYRKLGSAETTRIALICSLYQIALHTLTQMKMEILTGLCYQDKILYHMYLFLGTLGPHCGLKAFLDHLAANTKCTAPEFQMLILFSDCMTHYVTILDDMEMYEQQDPFKLSDFVTISYFLNQFLYKAVLNNLFDVKSVPNNPLFTSLHTLLMAIYRRDCRRTFCPEGHWLAKLIRVSGFLADLEKGRRGAALLLSKMPHVIPHSERVVLFRKHVANEKAVLGLTESACNSTPTTLIVVHRTRIVEDGYRQLAMLPSQALKGVIRVRFVNEQGLAEAGIDQDGVFKEFLEETIKKVFDPSLNLFKVTSENRLYPSPTSSMQDNHLQLFEFVGRMLGKAVYEGIVVDVPFASFFVSQFSGQTGGALYSWLDELASLDRDLYRSLTLVKHYKGDVRQLELTFSLDEDVLGKLVTHELVPGGRAVPVTNENKINYIHLMAHFRMHMQIKDQTAAFIKGFRSIINPEWLALFSTPELQRLISGDNVPLDLRDLRRHTQYYGGFHDSHRVVCWLWDILEKDFSEEERGLFLKFVTSCSKSPLLGFAHLEPPFSIRCVEVGDDEDTGDTIGSVIRGFFTIRKKDPQNRLPTSSTCFNLLKLPNYQKKSTLREKLRYAVTSNTGFELS, from the exons ATGTTTAAAGCTGAGGAACCATCCAGAGACAGCTTCCTTCAGCAAATGAAGGCCGCTAGGGAAGAAAGGGCCCATGAGAAAGACAGAGAAGCTGCTGTCATTTTAATTCAGGCTTATGTTAGGGGATGGTTGACCCGTAAAAGAATATT GGAAGAGTTTGATACGAATTTTCTGAATGATGGTGGCACAGAAACAAATATAAAGTTAAAACCTGCTTTGGACGTGTataagattatttttaaatttttgtatatatataagaaagaaAAGGTTCAAGAAAGAATAGAAAAGCTATGTAG ATATTTAGTGTTGACTCTAGATTCTGAGTCTCCAGAAATTTCTTATGTAGGACTTGTATTAAGCAAAGATCGCTATATATCATGGATATCACAGATGaaaacaatattattttattgtttgacTGGTTTAGATAATCTTAAACCAGAAAGAGTGTCTGACCATAAATCCATCCATTTGAGATTACATACATTAGTTAGTTTTACATCACCAGGAACATGGGCAATTCAGAAAGTAGAAGGAATGGAAAAACTCAAAGCTGGTATGAATCAGCTTTGTGCAAACATAATGGGCCACCTAGTCAACAAGGGGTTTTATCCCATTATGCAA GCATTTCTAGTAAAAGGATTGGGTAGAGTGGAAATTGCTTTAAAACCAATTGCACTTTCAGCAGCAGTTACATTAGCACTGAGACCATTAATCTCCTCCCAGATGTCAGATAAATTGGTTTCattgtttttaattaatatttttagcgTACCTGCATTGGTCTATCATCTGAATAGTATATCATCAGTA tgTATTACATCATTTATTACAAACAATTTATTTGCAAGGAGCCTGGAATTATTGAACTCGGAGCAAAATTTACGAATAGTATTTAATGCTCTGGAAGGTAGTTATGCACTGTGTTTGTTGGCTAATTTAATACAGTTAGCTAATATTGAAAGAGATGAAGTGTTAAAAGAATTGTACTTTCCATCTTTTACG tttgTTGTAACAAAAATGTTGGAGGCATGTCAGCAATATGTAGTTGCAAAACAAAGTAATTTAACTCACTGGCATCCTATTCTTGGTTGGCTTGCACAAAAGGTTGATACATATTTACAAGAACCTATTCCATATGTTAAATCACAATTAGCCTGTTTGTGGACAGGAAGAATAGTTTCACAGTTGATTG gCCAACCTTTAACAGAACTTATTGAAAAAGAGATACCCCCATCAGTAGAACAACAGAGTACATCTGTTGGTACCAACATTTTCAGAAGAGCATTTTTGGAAGCACGTACAAATAGGAATAATAACACTAAGAATTATAGGAAATTGGGAAGTGCAGAAACTACTAGAATAGCTTTAATTTGTTCCCTTTATCAAATTGCTTTACATACACTTACACAAATGAAAATGGAAATATTGACTG GTTTATGTTATCAAGAtaaaattttataccatatGTATTTATTCTTGGGAACACTGGGTCCACATTGTGGTTTAAAAGCATTTTTGGACCATTTAGCTGCTAATACAAAATGTACAGCACCTGAATTTCAAATGTTGATattattttctgattgtatGACACATTATGTTAC AATTTTAGATGATATGGAAATGTATGAACAACAAGACCCGTTCAAACTTAGCGATTTTGTAACAATATCATACTTTTTAAACCAATTTCTGTATAAGGCAGTGCTTAATAATTTGTTTG ATGTGAAATCAGTTCCTAATAATCCCCTCTTCACCTCTCTTCACACACTTTTAATGGCAATTTACCGCCGGGATTGTAGACGGACCTTTTGCCCGGAAGGCCACTGGTTGGCAAAGTTAA TTCGAGTGTCTGGTTTTCTAGCAGACCTGGAGAAAGGCAGGCGAGGTGCCGCTCTTCTCCTTTCTAAAATGCCGCATGTTATTCCTCATTCGGAGCGTGTTGTGCTGTTTCGTAAGCATGTCGCTAACGAAAAAGCAGTTTTAGGTCTAACCGAAAGTGCTTGCAATAGTACTCCAACAACGCTTATTGTTGTTCACAG AACTCGTATAGTGGAGGACGGATATCGTCAATTAGCGATGTTACCCTCTCAAGCACTTAAAGGCGTAATTAGAGTTCGTTTTGTAAACGAGCAAGGTTTAGCTGAAGCTGGTATTGACCAAGATGGAGTCTTTAAAGAATTTTTAGAGGAGACAATAAAAAAAGTTTTTGACCcatctttaaatttatttaaagtcACTAGTGAAAATCGACTTTATCCATCTCCAACATCATCTATGCAAGATAATCATTTGCAACTCTTTGAATTTGTTGGTCGTATGCTGGGTAAAGCGGTGTAcgag GGCATTGTAGTAGACGTACCTTTTGCATCTTTCTTCGTTTCCCAATTTTCTGGGCAAACAGGAGGAGCATTGTACAGTTGGCTGGACGAATTGGCTTCTTTAGATCGAGACTTGTATCGGAGTCTTACTCTTGTGAAGCATTATAAAGGTGATGTTAGACAGTTAGAATTAACTTTCTCTCTTGATGAAGACGTTTTAGGCAAATTAGTTACGCACGAATTGGTTCCCGGAGGACGAGCAGTGCCGGTcactaatgaaaataaaatcaatTATATACACTTAATGGCCCATTTTAGAATGCACATGCAAATAAAAGATCAAACAGCGGCTTTTATCAAAGGGTTCCGTTCTATAATCAATCCTGAATGGTTGGCATTGTTTTCCACTCCAGAA tTACAGAGATTAATTTCGGGTGATAATGTTCCACTAGATTTACGAGATTTACGAAGACATACACAATATTATGGTGGTTTTCACGATAGTCATCGTGTGGTGTGCTGGCTATGGGATATTCTAGAAAAAGATTTTTCTGAGGAAGAAAGAGGCTTATTTTTGAAG TTTGTCACAAGTTGTTCGAAATCACCATTATTGGGTTTCGCACACTTAGAACCACCATTTTCGATTCGTTGCGTTGAAGTTGGCGATGACGAGGATACCGGTGACACAATCG GTAGCGTAATAAGAGGATTTTTTACGATTCGTAAGAAAGATCCGCAGAATCGTCTACCTACATCGTCTACTTGCTTTAATCTTCTTAAATTACCAAATTATCAAAAGAAAAGTACCTTACGGGAGAAGTTACGTTACGCTGTCACTAGTAATACGGGCTTCGAACTTTCATAA
- the Prp19 gene encoding pre-mRNA processing factor 19, which yields MALSCAISNEVPEHPVVSPVSGSIFEKRLIEKYLAENGVDPITGKELTVDQLIDIKTTAIVKPKPPSATSIPAILKILQDEWDAVMLHSFTLRQQLQTARQELSHSLYQHDAACRVIARLTKEVTAAREALATLKPQAGIVQATTIPQPALAVEAGGTAAQPMEQAGITEDVIQKLQERATVLTQERKRRGRSVPEDLLPQDSIRAFQTLASHPGLHSASVPGILALDIHSADTSKILTGGADKNATVFNKDTEQVVAILKGHTKKVTRVIYHPEEDIVMTASPDTTIRVWNVGTSQTTLLLKAHDAPVTGLSLHPTGDYLLSSSLDQHWAFSDIRTGRLLTKVAGQASQPLTTAQFHPDGLIFGTGTQDSQVKIWDLKEQSNVANFPGHSGPITAISFSENGYYLATAAEDSCVKLWDLRKLKNFKTLQLEESYEVKDICFDQSGTYLAVAGTDVRVYLCKQWQELKVLNDHTAAATGVRFGKHAQYIASTSMDRTLKLYGLP from the exons ATGGCGCTCTCTTGTGCGA TTTCTAACGAAGTCCCGGAACACCCGGTCGTATCTCCAGTATCTGGTTCCATATTTGAGAAacgtttaattgaaaaatatttagctGAAAATGGAGTGGATCCCATAACTGGAAAGGAATTAACTGTAGATCAACTTATAGATATCAAAA CAACTGCAATAGTTAAACCTAAACCACCAAGCGCCACATCAATTCCagctatattaaaaattttacaagATGAGTGGGATGCTGTTATGTTACATTCATTTACGCTTAGGCAACAACTTCAAACAGCTAGACAGGAACTATCTCACTCTTTATATCAACATGATGCAGCATGCCGTGTAATTGCTAGATTGACAAAAGAAGTAACAGCAGCCAGAGAAGCTTTAGCAACGTTGAAACCTCAGGCTGGAATTGTTCAGGCTACTACTATCCCACAACCT GCACTTGCAGTAGAAGCTGGAGGTACAGCTGCTCAACCTATGGAACAAGCTGGTATTACTGAAGATGTAATACAAAAACTTCAAGAAAGGGCAACGGTACTCACTCAGGAAAGGAAACGTCGTGGACGTTCGGTCCCTGAAGATCTGCTTCCACAAGATAGTATTCGCGCATTTCAAACACTTGCGTCACATCCT gGTCTCCATTCAGCCAGTGTTCCTGGTATACTTGCACTTGACATTCACAGTGCAGATACCAGTAAAATCTTAACAGGTGGTGCTGATAAAAATGCCACAGTATTTAACAAAGATACAGAGCAAGTTGTTGCAATATTAAAGGGACACACTAAAAAG GTTACTAGAGTAATTTATCATCCAGAAGAAGATATTGTAATGACTGCATCACCTGATACTACAATACGTGTATGGAATGTAGGAACCAGTCAAACAACTTTGTTATTAAAAGCTCATGATGCCCCTGTGACTGGATTATCCTTACACCCAACAGGCGATTATTTATTAAGTTCATCATTGGATCAACATTGGGCATTCTCTGATATACGTACTGGTAGATTATTGACTAAG GTTGCTGGACAAGCTAGCCAACCATTAACCACGGCTCAGTTTCACCCTGATGGATTGATCTTTGGCACTGGGACTCAGGATTCGCAAGTGAAAATTTGGGATTTAAAGGAACAATCAAATGTAGCTAATTTCCCAGGCCATTCAGGTCCAATTACGGCAATTAGTTTCTCTGAAAATGGTTATTATTTAGCTACTGCTGCAGAGGATTCTTGTGTGAAACTTTGGGATTTGCGTAAACTAAAGAACTTTAAAACCCTTCAATTAGAAGAATCGTATGAAGTTAAAGATATTTGCTTTGATCAAAGTGGAACGTATTTGGCAGTAGCTGGAACAGACGTAAG AGTGTACTTGTGTAAACAGTGGCAAGAACTGAAAGTGCTTAATGACCATACGGCAGCCGCAACTGGTGTTCGTTTTGGAAAACATGCGCAGTATATAGCGTCGACTAGTATGGACAGAACTTTAAAACTTTATGGTTTACCTTAA
- the LOC117153888 gene encoding selenoprotein M-like has protein sequence MAPLVAAHLFFAVAFAASNINSTNIYYASARVESCSGCRLSRLPDVKQFIFEDLPNYNNVEFKHIPGAVPELLLFNDNEEEIERLPLSSLTREECNNLLISKGFTKKASKDEI, from the exons ATGGCTCCTTTGGTAGCTGCACATTTATTCTTTGCTGTCGCTTTTGCAgcttctaatattaattcaacAAACATTTATTATGCATCTGCAAGAGTTGag AGTTGCAGTGGTTGTCGTCTAAGCCGGCTCCCAGATGTTAAACAATTTATCTTTGAAGATTTACCTAACTA TAATAACGTCGAATTTAAACATATTCCAGGTGCAGTTCCAGAACTGCTTCTCTTTAATGATAATGAAGAG GAAATAGAGAGATTACCTTTGTCAAGTTTGACACGGGAAGAATGCAATAATCTCTTAATTTCTAAAGGCTTTACGAAAAAGGCATCAAAAGatgagatataa
- the LOC117153885 gene encoding E3 ubiquitin-protein ligase RNF185, with translation MSATREQAGPSKPWDSTTEEKEKDNRTFECNICLDTAKNAVISMCGHLFCWPCLHQWLETRPTRQMCPVCKAAISKDKVIPLYGRGDTKQEDPRNNVPPRPAGQRTEPENNIGFSSFGFGEGSYMSFGIGTFPFAFFTSTFNFGETRPTAAARGTPQYEEEQFLSKVFLWVALIFVCWLLMA, from the exons ATGAGTGCCACAAGGGAACAAGCAGGGCCATCCAAACCATGGGATTCTACCacagaagaaaaggaaaaggataATCGAACTTTTGAATGCAATATATGTCTTGATACTGCAAAAAATGCTGTTATCAGCATGTGTGGTCATTTATTTTG TTGGCCTTGTCTGCATCAATGGTTAGAGACACGTCCAACAAGACAAATGTGTCCTGTCTGCAAAGCTGCGATCAGCAAAGATAAAGTCATTCCATTATATGGACGTGGAGATACGAAACAAGAAGATCCAag gAATAATGTTCCACCACGCCCTGCTGGGCAAAGAACAGAACCTGAAAATAATATTGGATTTTCTAGTTTTGGGTTTGGAGAAGGTTCTTACATGTCATTTGGTATCGGAACATTTCCATTTGCATTTTTCACATCTACATTTAATTTTGGAGAAACACGACCAACTGCAG CTGCTAGAGGAACACCGCAGTATGAAGAAGAACAATTCCTTTCGAAAGTATTTCTATGGGTGGCTTTGATATTTGTTTGTTGGCTCTTGATGGCGTAA
- the LOC117153889 gene encoding dynein axonemal intermediate chain 4, protein MKVNEVGSPQITSRDQSSRFESPISSKFKLNAAGKTRKIAGKNLTSVILQQRQALRVIEDDVDVTPKLLSHPTYSSLDEKQITAFETIGLSQTGSVGTLSILSGLSIAVKESSSMIIRTSSVPSGSMTTDDILFESLLSTQTDDFDDDDDDEDKVPPQFYLPSEDPNILLIRPDTVTLTLRETETFFIFDIQPRTADLLTPDGIAVKEQNENYEYKTIGPGSNRKLIDTETQTMQVLTKSRGTHLSRRRRKNQGMFVNNWVMYDAYGAPELMIERNGLLVVHRKESLQEMLQSKTLKAKLPKSKIYEKKTSEQEQIYIFQHINFRNAVRVMERIISNNIFIHAQKRFTGLIKQDPCSLDLEFTYSPDLLWIHDSEETSGRPVSSFRWNYVNRSILAVGYGARVNSEIKNGLVLLWSAKNPGVPARYYSFDSPVSDLDWSRERPNLLAIGYYNGEIKVIDVSNPDLNVVRRSEKATFSTSPHWQVQWWPGDEQYEYQEQIYTCNQDGCVFCYRYVEDFTSSMIMKVYRIEGTLPGVTRTVQCNFYNTSISRSPGALALRKHPTLGTIYFVGTDEGCIYKCSTNYLYQHIDSFLAHDGPIYSMMFSPFCSKIFLTCGADWCIRIWAEGLTDPLITMSTTMACVRYAAWSPVHSTIIVSIVNNEICIWDIRRKIYKPASVTTSPNTNRFIMVDFTANGNQLVAADVEGVVYVYNLEGMPFPPYSQEQVLVESIEKALITKPILLKNLKKLGPPFSR, encoded by the exons ATGAAAGTAAACGAAGTAGGATCTCCACAAATTACCTCGAGGGATCAAAGCAGCAGATTCGAAAGCCCAATTTCGTCGAAGTTTAAGCTCAACGCAGCAGGAAAGACGCGTAAGATCGCGGGCAAAAACCTAACCTCAGTTATTTTACAACAACGTCAGGCACTCCGTGTGATAGAGGATGACGTTGATGTCACTCCAAAATTACTAAGCCATCCAACCTACAGTTCGCTTGACGAGAAACAGATAACTGCATTCGAAACAATCGGATTATCCCAGACCGGCAGTGTCGGTACACTGTCCATCCTTTCCGGTTTAAGCATTGCAGTGAAAGAAAGTTCCTCTATGATCATCAGAACCTCCTCAGTTCCTTCCGGTTCGATGACAACGGATGATATTCTGTTTGAAAGTTTATTATCCACTCAAACAGATGAttttgatgatgatgatgatgatgaagatAAAGTTCCTCCTCAATTTTATCTACCTAG CGAAGATCCAAATATTCTCTTAATTCGACCCGATACTGTGACGCTCACTTTGAGGGAAACGGAGACGTTCTTCATTTTCGATATACAGCCTCGAACTGCTGACTTACTTACGCCAGATGGTATAGCGGTTAAAGAACAGAACGAAAATTACGAATATAAAACGATAGGACCTGGTTCGAATAGGAAATTAATAGATACCGAAACTCAAACCATGCAAGTGCTTACGAAATCTCGAGGAACACACCTCAGCAGAAGGAGGCGTAAAAATCAAGGTATGTTCGTGAATAATTGGGTGATGTACGACGCTTATGGTGCCCCTGAATTGATGATTGAAAGAAATGGTTTGCTCGTCGTGCATAGAAAGGAATCTTTGCAAGAAATGTTGCAATCAAAG ACTTTGAAAGCTAAACTACCAAAATCAAAAATTTACGAGAAGAAGACCTCCGAACAAGAGCAGATATATATATTCCAACATATCAATTTCCGGAATGCCGTACGAGTAATGGAGCGTATAATATCGAACAACATTTTCATTCACGCTCAAAAGCGTTTCACCGGCCTGATTAAACAGGATCCATGTAGCCTTGATTTGGAGTTCACGTACAGTCCAGACCTCCTCTGGATTCACGATTCCGAAGAAACTTCGGGAAGACCAGTATCTTCATTCCGCTGGAATTACGTTAACAGAAGCATTCTAGCCGTAGGATATGGGGCACGAGTTAATTCAGAAATTAAAAATGGCTTGGTGTTACTTTGGTCTGCGAAGAATCCTGGTGTACCGGCTCGTTATTACAGTTTTGACAGTCCGGTGTCAGACCTCGATTGGAGTCGCGAACGGCCGAATTTACTTGCTATCGGTTACTACAACGGCGAAATCAAGGTGATCGACGTAAGCAATCCAGATCTCAATGTCGTACGGCGAAGCGAGAAagctacattttcgacttctccgCACTGGCAAGTTCAGTGGTGGCCAGGTGACGAGCAATACGAATACCAAGAACAAATTTATACGTGCAATCAGGACGGTTGCGTGTTTTGCTATCGATACGTTGAAGATTTCACTTCGTCGATGATTATGAAGGTTTACAGGATAGAGGGAACGTTGCCGGGTGTCACTAGGACTGTTCAGTGTAACTTTTATAATACATCAATCAGTCGAAGCCCTGGGGCATTGGCACTACGGAAGCATCCTACTTTGGGTACCATTTATTTCGTGGGTACGGACGAAGGTTGTATCTACAAATGCTCCACGAATTATTTATATCAACATATAGACAGCTTTTTAGCGCACGATGGACCAATTTACTCGATGATGTTCTCTCCATTTTGTTCAAAAATCTTCCTAACCTGTGGCGCCGACTGGTGCATTCGAATCTGGGCAGAAGGATTGACAGATCCACTGATTACTATGTCCACAACTATGGCATGCGTTCGATACGCAGCCTGGTCTCCCGTCCATTCCACGATCATAGTAAGCATCGTCAATAACGAGATCTGTATATGGGATATCAGACGAAAGATATACAAACCTGCATCGGTGACAACGTCACCCAATACCAACAGATTTATTATGGTTGATTTTACGGCAAATGGTAACCAACTTGTGGCGGCGGATGTGGAAGGTgttgtatatgtgtataatcTTGAGGGAATGCCATTTCCGCCGTACAGTCAGGAACAGGTGCTGGTAGAGTCGATCGAGAAGGCTTTAATCACGAAACCGATACTCCTGAAGAATCTAAAGAAGCTCGGACCGCCATTTTCTCGATAA